The following are encoded in a window of Solidesulfovibrio magneticus RS-1 genomic DNA:
- a CDS encoding terminase family protein, protein MRTIDGISALPPGAVAIDYRPQPLQARLHACPANEILFGGAAGPGKSHALRFEALLACLRLPGLRAYLFRRTMAELERNHILPALAQFPRQLGTFRAAKQRFEFVNGSMLLFCSCQRESDVFRYQGVEIHLLCIDELTSFTELQYDYLRGRLRCALDVPPALRHKIPGIVCASNPGGVGHGFAKARFVDFAPPGVCRRAPAAEGGMLRCHIPGRLSDNAILMARDPGYAARLDALPEPYRTAYRDGDWDVFMGQAFAFQRRLHVIPPRPVPGDAPLYMTFDWGYGAPFSVGWWWVDADGRLYRLGEWYGASGAANQGLRLTDPQIAAGILEREQALGLGGRRITRLCGPDCFAKKPDYRGGGQGPSTAEVFAGAGVFLSPGDPSRKNKIRQFHERLRPRDDGPPMLQVYDTCRDFIRTIPLLTADRRNVEDIDTTGEDHIYDEACHACMARPLATSLDEAGKRPAARLIDAVLAPPPNDEEVP, encoded by the coding sequence TTGCGGACAATTGACGGCATTTCGGCACTTCCCCCCGGCGCGGTGGCCATCGACTACCGGCCTCAGCCGCTCCAGGCCCGGCTCCATGCCTGCCCGGCCAACGAGATTCTTTTCGGCGGCGCGGCCGGCCCGGGCAAAAGCCACGCCCTGCGCTTCGAGGCGCTTCTCGCCTGCCTGCGCCTGCCAGGCCTTCGGGCCTACCTCTTCCGGCGCACCATGGCCGAGCTGGAGCGCAACCATATCCTGCCGGCCCTGGCCCAGTTTCCCCGGCAGCTCGGCACGTTTCGGGCGGCCAAGCAGCGCTTCGAATTTGTCAACGGCTCCATGCTGCTGTTTTGCAGCTGCCAGCGCGAGAGCGACGTGTTTCGCTACCAGGGCGTGGAGATCCATCTGCTGTGCATCGACGAACTGACGAGCTTCACGGAGTTGCAATACGACTACCTGCGCGGCCGGCTGCGCTGCGCCCTCGACGTGCCGCCGGCACTGCGCCACAAGATTCCGGGCATTGTCTGCGCCTCCAACCCCGGCGGCGTGGGCCACGGCTTCGCCAAGGCCCGGTTCGTCGATTTCGCGCCGCCAGGCGTGTGCCGCCGCGCCCCGGCGGCCGAGGGCGGGATGCTGCGCTGCCACATCCCGGGCCGGCTTAGCGACAACGCCATCCTCATGGCCCGCGACCCGGGCTACGCCGCCCGCCTGGACGCCCTGCCCGAACCCTACCGCACCGCCTACCGCGACGGCGACTGGGACGTGTTCATGGGCCAGGCGTTCGCCTTCCAGCGCCGGCTCCACGTGATCCCGCCGCGTCCGGTCCCGGGCGACGCGCCGCTTTACATGACCTTCGACTGGGGCTACGGCGCGCCGTTTTCCGTGGGCTGGTGGTGGGTGGACGCCGACGGCCGGCTTTACCGCCTGGGCGAATGGTACGGGGCCAGCGGCGCGGCCAACCAGGGCCTGCGGCTGACCGATCCGCAGATCGCCGCCGGCATCCTGGAGCGCGAGCAGGCCCTTGGCCTGGGTGGCCGGCGGATCACCCGGCTTTGCGGCCCGGACTGTTTCGCCAAAAAGCCCGACTACCGGGGCGGCGGCCAGGGACCAAGCACGGCCGAGGTGTTCGCCGGGGCCGGCGTTTTCCTCTCCCCCGGCGACCCCTCGCGTAAAAATAAGATCCGGCAGTTCCACGAACGCCTGCGCCCCCGGGACGACGGGCCGCCCATGCTGCAGGTCTACGACACCTGCCGCGATTTCATCCGCACCATCCCGCTGCTCACCGCCGACCGGCGCAACGTCGAGGACATCGACACCACCGGCGAGGACCATATCTACGACGAGGCCTGCCACGCCTGCATGGCCCGGCCCCTGGCCACCAGCCTGGACGAGGCCGGCAAGCGGCCGGCGGCCCGGCTCATCGACGCGGTGTTGGCCCCGCCCCCAAACGACGAGGAGGTTCCATGA
- a CDS encoding periplasmic heavy metal sensor — MRVKSLHIVLSALAILALTSSLALARGGMGGGQGGQGSCPGMGGGWGQLSPEKQAAFQKLHDAFAAKTAQLRADLGVKMAELNALSVAATPDQAKIDAVTKQIGDLQAKLLSERTQFRIQVSKEVGAGVAGGGCPGMGGYHGGGCQ; from the coding sequence ATGCGCGTAAAGTCGCTTCACATCGTTCTCTCGGCTCTGGCCATCCTGGCGCTGACTTCTTCCCTGGCTCTTGCCCGAGGCGGCATGGGCGGCGGCCAAGGCGGCCAGGGCAGCTGCCCCGGCATGGGCGGCGGCTGGGGACAGCTCAGCCCGGAAAAGCAGGCGGCCTTCCAGAAGCTCCATGACGCCTTCGCGGCCAAGACCGCCCAGCTGCGCGCCGACCTCGGCGTCAAGATGGCCGAACTCAACGCCCTGTCCGTGGCTGCCACCCCGGACCAGGCCAAGATCGACGCCGTGACCAAGCAGATCGGCGACTTGCAGGCCAAGCTGCTCTCCGAGCGCACCCAGTTCCGCATCCAGGTGTCCAAGGAAGTCGGCGCTGGTGTGGCCGGCGGCGGCTGTCCCGGCATGGGCGGCTACCACGGCGGCGGCTGCCAATAA
- a CDS encoding SHOCT domain-containing protein — translation MCTIPGFPFFPGGWLTMLLLVLAAVVVLGLARTRNDKRRQAVRRGAAADRDDALDILRRRLAEGAISPEDYDRLRKIVAAPATDGNR, via the coding sequence ATGTGCACGATCCCCGGCTTCCCCTTCTTCCCGGGCGGTTGGCTGACCATGCTGCTCCTTGTCCTCGCCGCCGTGGTCGTCCTGGGTCTGGCCCGGACCCGAAACGACAAACGGCGGCAAGCGGTGCGACGCGGCGCGGCCGCCGACCGCGACGACGCCCTGGACATCCTGCGACGGCGATTGGCCGAGGGGGCGATAAGCCCCGAAGACTACGACCGGCTGCGCAAAATCGTCGCCGCCCCGGCAACCGACGGGAACAGATAG
- a CDS encoding tetratricopeptide repeat protein encodes MGTNKSGEATVGRSAAILGAGLALLAGIFLGFTIRGMMDSPSKGGMPAAQQQMPPPQAQQQQAQQASPALLDRIKALEKQTQLEPANVAAWTELGNLYFDTDQPEKAIPAYEKSLTLEPGNPDVLTDLGVMYRHVNKFDKALECFNKALAINAGHVIASYNKSIVLEHDKNDRASAVAALKALAAKNPQAVLPGNKPVAQAIQELSQ; translated from the coding sequence ATGGGCACCAACAAATCCGGCGAGGCGACGGTAGGTCGCAGCGCCGCCATCCTCGGGGCCGGACTGGCCCTTCTGGCCGGCATCTTTCTGGGGTTCACCATTCGCGGCATGATGGACAGCCCGTCCAAAGGCGGCATGCCCGCAGCCCAGCAGCAAATGCCGCCGCCCCAAGCCCAGCAGCAGCAAGCGCAGCAGGCCTCGCCGGCCCTGCTCGACCGCATCAAGGCCCTGGAAAAACAGACCCAGCTCGAACCGGCCAACGTGGCCGCCTGGACCGAGCTGGGCAATCTCTATTTCGACACCGACCAGCCCGAAAAGGCCATCCCGGCCTATGAGAAGTCGCTGACCCTGGAGCCGGGCAACCCCGACGTGCTCACCGATCTGGGCGTCATGTACCGCCACGTGAATAAGTTCGACAAGGCGCTGGAGTGCTTCAACAAGGCCCTGGCCATCAACGCCGGCCACGTGATCGCCAGCTACAACAAGAGCATTGTGCTGGAGCACGACAAGAACGACCGCGCCAGCGCGGTGGCGGCGCTCAAAGCCCTGGCCGCGAAAAACCCCCAGGCCGTGCTGCCCGGCAACAAGCCCGTGGCCCAGGCCATCCAGGAGCTGTCGCAGTAG
- a CDS encoding ArnT family glycosyltransferase: MRHDVFRISYRLPRSVLAALLVFVAVHTVAICNMRGVADPQGYNFNSNKPLPVNSYEDDAQVSLMHALGYYGPTTNTFDVATNFGGPLLHGARPVIWAAAKLGFVQRFEDRSLYVLYPAEMLRIFKIFSFYKLAFLLAIPLGVFWLLRNHVSERAGVLGAWLMVSVPFLTGFELRLKPDGVVFGLTMLSMLYQLAFARDGRARHLYAAVALLAVSFAMKFTMATVVFPFAACLWAGLAGRGLRPFRGPGLALVAKAAGLGLGLFVVSNPRIIPGAWIFYDFIVRYSTLNKKTAVKGDFWATILFRLTHFEALLGKALGLVAIPAFLAALWRSAREGRRVTAVNCLTALYVLQLLFLWFVANDHVVGNITYYYYGQSLLTAVLAALLFDWLATLGAGSRRAVLGLDVLAAGLVVATMAANLDVLRFSCGQSTRQMAQGWFDANVPAGASVGIPLAPSAHLVFSDRYLLDPFRHRILLLGQDGGETETLRPDYVFWVRSNPLMPHFASPGYEQVALFNAGRDLPREPYTFFQDDIYAVYKRLEAPATPPAAGPTDPDAALGAALAGEGDCNIVEYHASGIFPVQMTVFMRARGQYLPLGPGLFFAALRAPVSPPAYPHQLTPELLTLWGVKYLYARQDEAVERQTLADPRFALAPAELPPGKSLPEGLGLFRYGGYQGMAHFLPNAPASEKLAVAPRWQGLLARHKLLPYGRLYPAGTAPGERTLLRVRMRVACTGRMDLLLKGAGQPLSLLLGPGDNDVDVPLPVSGVPEPGYELNAAEPGAQGEVRSIATEPMAILPATCFSADPYNAFAAVTAEVAGQVAFSLPYHPAWRAMVDGAPARPERGPGNVVTVPVGPGRHFVALEFDGTRN, translated from the coding sequence ATGCGCCACGACGTCTTTCGCATTTCCTACCGTCTGCCCCGGTCGGTCCTGGCCGCCCTGCTGGTCTTTGTCGCCGTCCACACCGTCGCCATCTGCAACATGCGCGGCGTGGCCGATCCCCAGGGCTATAACTTCAATTCCAACAAGCCGTTGCCGGTCAACAGCTACGAAGACGACGCCCAGGTCTCCCTCATGCACGCCCTGGGCTACTACGGGCCGACCACCAACACCTTTGACGTGGCCACCAATTTCGGCGGGCCGCTGCTCCACGGCGCGCGGCCGGTCATCTGGGCCGCGGCCAAGCTCGGTTTTGTCCAGCGTTTCGAGGACCGCAGCCTGTACGTGCTGTATCCGGCCGAGATGCTGCGCATCTTCAAGATTTTTTCGTTTTACAAGCTGGCCTTCCTGCTCGCCATTCCCCTGGGCGTGTTCTGGCTGTTGCGCAACCACGTCAGCGAACGGGCCGGGGTGCTGGGGGCCTGGCTCATGGTTTCCGTGCCGTTTCTCACCGGCTTCGAGCTGCGGCTCAAGCCCGACGGCGTGGTTTTCGGCCTGACCATGCTGTCCATGCTCTACCAGCTGGCCTTTGCCCGGGACGGCCGCGCGCGCCACCTGTACGCGGCCGTGGCCTTGCTCGCCGTCTCCTTTGCCATGAAATTCACCATGGCCACGGTGGTCTTTCCCTTCGCGGCCTGTTTGTGGGCCGGGTTGGCCGGCCGGGGGCTGCGGCCGTTTCGGGGGCCGGGCCTGGCGCTCGTCGCCAAGGCCGCCGGCCTGGGCCTTGGGCTGTTCGTCGTGTCCAACCCCCGCATCATCCCCGGGGCCTGGATTTTTTACGACTTCATCGTCCGCTATTCCACGCTCAACAAGAAAACGGCGGTCAAGGGCGATTTCTGGGCCACCATCCTCTTTCGCTTGACCCACTTTGAAGCCTTGCTCGGCAAGGCCCTGGGCCTGGTCGCCATCCCGGCCTTCCTGGCCGCCCTCTGGCGCTCGGCCAGGGAAGGCCGGCGGGTCACGGCCGTCAACTGCCTGACTGCCCTGTACGTGCTCCAGCTCCTGTTTTTGTGGTTCGTGGCCAACGACCACGTGGTCGGCAACATCACCTACTATTATTACGGCCAGTCCTTGCTGACGGCGGTGCTCGCCGCCTTGCTGTTCGACTGGCTGGCCACGCTCGGGGCCGGCTCGCGCCGGGCCGTCCTGGGCCTGGACGTCCTGGCGGCGGGCCTGGTCGTCGCCACCATGGCCGCCAACCTCGACGTGCTGCGTTTTTCGTGCGGCCAGAGCACCCGGCAGATGGCCCAGGGCTGGTTCGACGCCAACGTTCCGGCCGGAGCCTCAGTCGGCATCCCGCTGGCCCCTTCGGCCCATCTGGTTTTCAGCGACCGCTATCTGCTCGATCCCTTCCGCCACCGCATCCTGCTGCTGGGCCAGGACGGCGGGGAAACCGAAACCCTGCGGCCCGACTATGTGTTCTGGGTCCGCTCAAATCCGCTCATGCCGCATTTCGCCAGCCCCGGCTACGAACAGGTGGCCCTGTTTAACGCCGGCCGCGATCTGCCCCGCGAGCCCTACACGTTTTTCCAGGACGACATTTACGCCGTCTACAAGCGCCTTGAAGCGCCGGCGACGCCGCCCGCCGCCGGCCCCACCGACCCGGACGCGGCCTTGGGCGCGGCCCTGGCCGGCGAAGGCGATTGCAACATCGTCGAATATCACGCCTCGGGCATCTTTCCCGTGCAGATGACGGTCTTTATGCGCGCCCGGGGCCAGTATCTGCCCTTGGGGCCGGGATTGTTCTTCGCCGCCCTGCGCGCCCCGGTCTCGCCGCCGGCCTATCCGCACCAGCTCACACCCGAGCTGCTGACTCTGTGGGGCGTCAAATACCTCTACGCCCGCCAGGACGAGGCCGTGGAGCGCCAGACCCTGGCCGATCCCCGGTTCGCCCTGGCCCCGGCCGAGTTGCCCCCCGGCAAGAGCCTGCCCGAGGGGCTTGGGCTTTTCCGCTACGGCGGCTACCAGGGCATGGCCCATTTCCTGCCCAACGCCCCGGCCAGCGAAAAGCTCGCCGTCGCGCCGCGCTGGCAGGGCCTTTTGGCGCGCCACAAGCTTCTGCCCTACGGCCGGCTCTATCCGGCCGGGACCGCCCCAGGGGAGCGCACGCTCCTGCGGGTGCGGATGCGGGTGGCCTGCACCGGCCGCATGGACCTGCTGCTCAAGGGCGCGGGCCAGCCGCTCAGCCTGCTGCTTGGGCCGGGAGACAACGACGTCGACGTGCCGCTGCCCGTTTCGGGCGTGCCCGAGCCGGGCTACGAGCTCAACGCCGCCGAGCCCGGAGCCCAGGGCGAGGTGCGCTCCATCGCCACCGAACCCATGGCCATCCTGCCGGCGACCTGTTTTTCCGCCGATCCCTACAACGCCTTTGCCGCGGTCACGGCCGAGGTGGCCGGCCAGGTGGCCTTTTCCCTGCCCTACCATCCGGCCTGGCGGGCCATGGTGGACGGCGCGCCGGCCCGGCCTGAGCGTGGTCCGGGCAACGTCGTGACGGTCCCTGTCGGTCCGGGACGCCATTTCGTCGCCCTGGAGTTCGACGGCACGCGCAACTGA
- a CDS encoding class I SAM-dependent methyltransferase → MTNAAKTPKKPLQSRFPRLWLTAQYLLAGFFYRGRAIVKHLDGRRRVLEVGCSVGIDSVHFSKRPCDYLGVDIDADAIALAAGRYRDKGHMRFLLKDVRTLSPADHAFDFILFCGSLHHMPDADAVSILNHTAGLLAPDGIMVVIDYALHDNPGWMERFILALEEGRHVREQEPFLALLTQIPDMEIAEQEIFRNPAFLLPWPIMAHKFCLKLRKRQPAGGQPAP, encoded by the coding sequence ATGACCAACGCCGCAAAGACGCCAAAAAAGCCGCTGCAGTCCCGATTCCCCCGCCTTTGGCTGACGGCCCAGTATCTGCTGGCCGGATTTTTTTACCGCGGCCGGGCCATCGTCAAACACCTGGACGGCCGTCGGCGCGTCCTGGAAGTGGGCTGTTCCGTGGGCATCGACAGCGTCCATTTCTCCAAACGCCCCTGCGACTACCTGGGCGTGGACATCGACGCCGACGCCATCGCTTTGGCCGCCGGACGCTACCGCGACAAGGGGCACATGCGCTTTCTCCTAAAGGACGTGCGCACCCTGTCCCCGGCCGACCATGCCTTTGATTTCATCCTCTTTTGCGGCTCCCTGCACCACATGCCCGACGCCGACGCCGTCTCCATCCTCAACCACACGGCCGGGCTGCTGGCCCCGGACGGGATCATGGTGGTCATCGACTACGCCCTGCACGACAACCCGGGCTGGATGGAACGCTTCATCCTGGCCCTGGAAGAGGGCCGCCATGTCCGGGAACAGGAGCCCTTTCTGGCCCTTTTGACCCAAATCCCGGACATGGAGATCGCCGAGCAGGAAATCTTCCGCAATCCGGCCTTCCTGCTGCCCTGGCCCATCATGGCCCACAAGTTCTGCCTCAAGCTGCGCAAACGCCAACCGGCCGGCGGACAGCCGGCGCCATAG
- a CDS encoding glycosyltransferase family 2 protein — MAQDQSLVVVVPFFNEEENIDNFFNRLVDGLGHRLKGIVAVDDGSTDQTVALVQKHINALSVPIRLVRLSRNFGHQSALLAGCEQGCRLAEEVGADWIGTIDGDLQDRPEDFVSLLDVSDDQDVVYAVRAERHDGWVMRVFAPKFYRLLSRTSHFPIPQNAGTFSVIRTPVARQIVECADADPYFPGLRAWVGYRQKGLLLDRQARGGGTSKVAIHGLIRLSLRALILYSDLPSRVVVGAAGVLFALLAVLAAVVLALRLAGVILPTGVTSILLLEVFSLGLCAAFFSILTLMLGRIKTNSSRQKHWVVMSVEQADAGARNP, encoded by the coding sequence ATGGCTCAAGACCAGTCTCTTGTCGTTGTTGTTCCTTTCTTCAATGAAGAAGAGAACATCGACAACTTTTTCAATCGCCTGGTCGACGGCCTCGGCCATCGTTTGAAAGGGATCGTGGCGGTGGACGACGGCTCCACCGACCAGACCGTCGCCCTCGTCCAAAAGCATATCAACGCCTTGTCCGTGCCCATCCGCCTCGTGCGCCTTTCCCGCAATTTCGGCCATCAATCCGCCTTGCTCGCCGGCTGCGAACAGGGCTGCCGCCTGGCCGAAGAGGTGGGGGCGGACTGGATCGGGACCATCGACGGCGATCTGCAGGATCGGCCCGAAGACTTTGTTTCGCTGCTGGATGTCAGCGACGACCAGGACGTGGTCTACGCCGTGCGGGCCGAACGCCATGACGGCTGGGTCATGCGCGTGTTCGCCCCGAAATTCTACCGGCTGCTCTCCCGCACGTCCCACTTTCCCATTCCGCAAAACGCCGGCACCTTCAGCGTCATACGGACCCCCGTGGCCCGGCAGATCGTCGAATGCGCCGACGCGGACCCCTATTTCCCGGGACTGCGGGCCTGGGTGGGCTACCGCCAGAAGGGCCTGCTCCTGGATCGCCAGGCCCGGGGCGGCGGCACTTCCAAAGTGGCCATTCACGGGCTGATCCGCCTGTCGCTTCGGGCGCTGATCCTGTATTCGGACCTCCCGTCCCGGGTGGTGGTCGGCGCGGCGGGCGTGCTGTTCGCGCTTTTGGCCGTCTTGGCCGCCGTGGTGCTGGCCTTGCGCTTGGCCGGAGTCATTTTGCCCACCGGGGTGACGAGCATCCTGCTGCTGGAAGTGTTCTCCCTGGGCCTGTGCGCGGCCTTTTTTTCCATCCTCACCCTGATGCTGGGGCGTATCAAAACCAATTCCTCCCGACAAAAGCACTGGGTCGTCATGAGCGTCGAACAGGCTGATGCGGGTGCCCGGAACCCATGA
- a CDS encoding PAS domain-containing protein, with amino-acid sequence MAEQKSNFDITLGENIFRIAVENTPTGVCITNAEGIFEYVNKSYCSLYEYGQKELLGNNFTMIVPDEHKAVLQKLHDQYINGTKEVRGEWDVVTKSGKRLTILADAVRVTGLDGSFKKVTFVTDITERRKYEQELQKLYLSIETSSASIVITDSSGAICYANPSFCKTTGYLQEEVLGQNMRMFKSGVHDQEFYICMWNSICNGKTWRGEICNKSKNGELFWESTIITPIPDKFGKVVNYVAVKNDISEKIDLERLKGDVD; translated from the coding sequence ATGGCAGAACAGAAATCGAATTTTGACATTACCCTTGGGGAAAACATTTTCAGAATTGCCGTCGAGAACACTCCGACAGGAGTTTGCATTACAAATGCAGAAGGAATTTTTGAGTATGTCAACAAGTCATATTGCAGCTTGTATGAGTATGGCCAGAAAGAACTTCTTGGCAATAATTTTACAATGATTGTCCCTGATGAGCACAAAGCCGTACTGCAGAAACTTCATGACCAATACATCAATGGCACTAAAGAGGTACGAGGAGAATGGGATGTTGTCACAAAAAGCGGCAAACGTCTCACGATTTTAGCCGACGCAGTTCGAGTCACAGGCCTCGATGGCAGCTTCAAAAAAGTTACTTTTGTTACTGACATCACAGAACGAAGAAAGTACGAGCAAGAACTTCAAAAACTATACCTATCCATCGAGACTTCGTCGGCATCTATCGTGATAACAGATTCGAGCGGTGCCATATGTTATGCGAATCCTTCATTTTGCAAAACCACTGGATATCTACAAGAGGAAGTGCTCGGCCAGAATATGAGGATGTTTAAGTCTGGGGTCCACGACCAGGAGTTCTATATATGCATGTGGAATTCCATATGCAACGGAAAAACTTGGCGGGGCGAGATATGCAATAAAAGCAAAAATGGAGAGCTGTTCTGGGAATCGACAATCATAACTCCAATTCCTGACAAGTTTGGCAAAGTCGTTAATTATGTAGCGGTAAAGAACGATATTTCAGAAAAAATTGACCTTGAAAGGCTCAAGGGCGACGTGGATTGA
- a CDS encoding sensor histidine kinase, producing MRHDLKTPLNAIVSLPQLLKEDGNLTLEQRDYLNHIERSGWRMLRMINSSLDIFKMEEGSYRCSLSPNDLVSITKEVVDSLQSSLKRYDCKIILHYNAKVANDSNTLVIQTEETNIHNMMSNLLTNAIEASPAGSDIIVNFANSSPKSLSITNKGVVPKTIRDHFFKKYKTYGKKHGTGLGAYSAKLIADALGYKIEMQTSDEINETTITITFCD from the coding sequence TTGCGGCACGACCTCAAAACTCCACTTAACGCCATCGTGTCATTACCCCAATTATTAAAAGAAGATGGCAACCTGACACTTGAGCAGCGTGACTACTTAAACCACATTGAAAGATCTGGATGGAGAATGCTCAGGATGATCAACAGTTCTTTGGATATATTCAAGATGGAGGAAGGGAGTTACCGCTGCAGCCTGAGTCCGAACGATTTAGTCAGCATAACAAAAGAAGTTGTCGATAGCCTGCAAAGCTCTTTAAAAAGATACGATTGCAAAATTATTCTTCATTATAACGCAAAAGTAGCAAATGACAGCAACACACTTGTGATACAGACCGAAGAAACCAACATTCACAATATGATGTCAAATTTGTTGACCAATGCCATTGAGGCGTCTCCGGCCGGAAGCGACATTATCGTTAACTTCGCAAACAGCTCCCCAAAGAGCCTTTCCATTACAAACAAGGGCGTTGTCCCCAAAACCATTAGAGATCACTTCTTTAAAAAATACAAAACTTACGGGAAGAAACACGGAACCGGGCTGGGCGCTTATTCGGCAAAGCTGATTGCTGATGCACTTGGATACAAAATCGAGATGCAAACTTCCGACGAAATCAATGAAACAACCATTACGATCACTTTTTGCGATTAA
- a CDS encoding dynamin family protein, translating to MEDGRLHDRLNSLKEHLQLENPLLVEAVGSFRKLDKVCRGLGLIGNDQSTISQIAWWPLISILGPFSAGKSTFINNYLDIPVQQTGSHAVDDKFTVICYNAAGESRVLPGTALNADLRFPFYKMSEELEKVEPGEGGRIDSYIRLKTCPSDKLRGLILIDSPGFDADAQRTSTLRITNHIMDLSDLVLVLFDARRPEPGAMRDTLTHLVAATINRRDSNKFIFILNQMDIAAREDNPEEVVGAWQRALAQQGLTAGKFYRIYSPTSAVPIDDPALRQRFEAKRDADMASIHTRMNQVRVERAYRIVGELEKLAREVEDVRVPELRSMMQRWRSGTLSRDCGIFGALGVVLAALYVLTGHPFTTGVVPGWLGWVFGEAWSTILFLLASLGLAGWLHMLARKWSAASVARLVSKTYPHGPLREGLLRAFYKNTAPWRSIFRSEPAGWGVKYRKMLVSVIADSERFIQTLNDRYAHPSGVTAAAVVPPPPDPEPQGEGEAQPA from the coding sequence ATGGAAGACGGCCGGCTGCATGACAGGCTCAACAGCCTGAAGGAACATCTGCAACTGGAGAATCCGCTGCTTGTCGAGGCGGTGGGGAGTTTTCGCAAACTCGACAAGGTCTGCCGGGGGCTGGGACTCATCGGCAACGACCAGTCCACCATCTCCCAGATCGCCTGGTGGCCGCTGATTTCCATCCTGGGGCCGTTTTCGGCCGGCAAGTCCACCTTCATCAACAACTATCTCGACATTCCGGTGCAGCAGACCGGCTCCCACGCCGTGGACGACAAGTTCACGGTCATCTGCTACAACGCCGCCGGCGAATCCCGGGTGCTGCCCGGCACGGCGCTTAACGCCGACCTGCGCTTCCCGTTCTACAAGATGAGCGAGGAGCTGGAAAAGGTCGAGCCGGGCGAGGGCGGCCGCATCGACTCCTACATCCGGCTCAAGACCTGCCCCAGCGACAAGCTGCGCGGGCTTATCCTTATTGATTCGCCGGGCTTTGACGCCGACGCCCAGCGCACCTCGACCTTGCGCATCACCAACCACATCATGGATCTGTCCGATCTGGTGCTGGTGCTTTTCGACGCGCGCCGCCCCGAGCCAGGGGCCATGCGCGACACGCTCACCCATCTCGTGGCGGCCACGATCAACCGCCGCGATTCCAACAAGTTCATCTTCATCCTCAACCAAATGGACATTGCCGCCCGTGAGGACAACCCTGAAGAGGTGGTGGGCGCGTGGCAGCGCGCCCTGGCCCAACAGGGCCTCACGGCCGGCAAGTTTTATCGTATCTATTCGCCCACTTCGGCCGTGCCCATCGACGACCCGGCCCTGCGCCAGCGGTTTGAGGCCAAGCGCGACGCGGACATGGCGAGCATCCACACCCGCATGAACCAAGTGCGGGTGGAGCGGGCCTACCGCATCGTCGGCGAGCTGGAAAAGCTCGCCCGCGAGGTGGAGGACGTGCGTGTGCCGGAGCTGCGCAGCATGATGCAGCGCTGGCGTTCGGGCACGCTGTCCCGTGATTGCGGCATTTTCGGCGCGCTGGGCGTGGTGCTGGCGGCGCTGTATGTGCTGACGGGCCATCCCTTTACCACCGGCGTGGTGCCGGGCTGGCTGGGCTGGGTGTTCGGCGAGGCCTGGAGCACGATTTTATTCCTGCTGGCGAGCCTTGGCCTGGCCGGTTGGCTGCATATGCTGGCGCGCAAGTGGTCGGCGGCGTCGGTGGCCCGGCTGGTGTCCAAGACGTATCCGCACGGACCGCTTCGCGAGGGGCTGTTGCGGGCGTTTTACAAGAACACCGCGCCCTGGCGTTCGATTTTCCGTTCCGAGCCGGCTGGCTGGGGTGTGAAATACCGCAAGATGCTGGTGTCGGTGATCGCCGACAGCGAGCGGTTCATCCAGACGCTTAATGACCGGTACGCCCATCCCTCGGGCGTGACGGCGGCGGCGGTGGTCCCGCCGCCCCCCGACCCCGAGCCGCAAGGCGAGGGGGAGGCCCAGCCTGCCTAG
- a CDS encoding type I restriction enzyme HsdR N-terminal domain-containing protein — MHEESLGNVIRDYLTGEEVVETSYEEFRQALARLLVEERGFPKKRLTPKIGVCFPADGQDYTRMIDLAATDEAGRTLLFVIFCSGEPGSYVRESLAAARVYDKGPVPLALVTDTREAILLDVASGREIGRGLRAIPRYEELAALAAPMEPLPGDVLARERRILFAYSEFLSGGCCQGACRPKARM; from the coding sequence ATGCACGAGGAATCCCTTGGCAACGTCATCCGCGATTACCTGACCGGGGAGGAAGTCGTCGAGACCTCCTACGAGGAGTTCCGCCAGGCCCTGGCCAGGCTGCTCGTGGAGGAGCGCGGTTTTCCCAAAAAGCGCCTGACCCCCAAGATCGGCGTCTGCTTCCCGGCCGACGGCCAGGACTACACCCGCATGATCGACCTGGCCGCCACCGACGAGGCCGGGCGTACGCTGCTTTTCGTCATCTTCTGCTCCGGCGAACCCGGCAGCTACGTCCGCGAATCCCTGGCCGCCGCCCGGGTCTACGACAAAGGCCCCGTGCCGCTGGCGCTGGTCACCGACACCCGCGAGGCCATACTGCTCGACGTCGCCTCGGGCCGGGAGATCGGCCGAGGCCTGCGAGCCATCCCGCGCTACGAGGAACTGGCCGCCCTGGCCGCGCCCATGGAACCGCTGCCGGGCGACGTGCTGGCCCGGGAACGCCGTATCCTTTTTGCCTACAGCGAATTCCTCTCCGGCGGCTGCTGCCAGGGAGCCTGCCGGCCAAAGGCGAGAATGTAG